In Citrus sinensis cultivar Valencia sweet orange chromosome 2, DVS_A1.0, whole genome shotgun sequence, a single genomic region encodes these proteins:
- the LOC102624833 gene encoding cytochrome b-c1 complex subunit Rieske-4, mitochondrial-like: MLRVAARRLLSPSSSSSLRPIASSRNIINGAGSSSSSNDDFRSNGFYGSGYLGPQFQLPCRGFSSESLTPRNEESLVPGVPATVAAVKNPTSKIVYDEYNHERYPPGDPSKRAFAYFVLTGGRFVYASLIRLLILKFVLSMSASKDVLAMASLEVDLSSIEPGSTVTVKWRGKPVFIRRRTEEDIKLANSVDLGSLRDPQQDAERVKNPEWLVVVGVCTHLGCIPLPNAGDFGGWFCPCHGSHYDISGRIRKGPAPYNLEVPSYSFLDENKMLIG; this comes from the exons ATGTTGAGGGTCGCGGCGAGAAGGCTCTTATCACCATCCTCATCATCGTCATTGAGGCCCATCGCATCGTCTCGGAATATAATTAACGGCGCCGGTTCATCGTCCTCCTCCAACGATGATTTCAGATCCAACGGCTTCTATGGCTCCGGATATCTTGGACCTCAGTTTCAACTTCCTTGCCGAG GTTTTTCTTCTGAGTCACTGACaccaagaaatgaagaaagcCTGGTTCCAGGTGTTCCAGCAACAGTGGCAGCTGTTAAGAATCCCACTTCTAAGATAGTATATGATGAATACAATCATGAACGTTATCCTCCAGGTGACCCCAGCAAGCGGGCATTTGCCTACTTTGTCCTGACTGGTGGTAGGTTTGTGTATGCTTCACTCATCCGTCTACTTATCCTTAAATTTGTACTGAGCATGTCAGCGAGTAAGGATGTTCTTGCTATGGCCTCTCTTGAGGTTGATCTGTCCAGCATTGAGCCAGGCAGCACAGTGACTGTTAAGTGGCGGGGCAAGCCAGTTTTCATCAGACGTCGGACTGAGGAAGATATCAAGCTGGCCAACAGTGTTGATTTGGGATCTCTTCGTGATCCTCAGCAAGACGCTGAGAGGGTTAAAAACCCGGAGTGGCTTGTAGTTGTTGGGGTCTGCACACATCTTGGTTGCATTCCTTTGCCAAATGCTGGTGACTTTGGTGGATGGTTTTGCCCTTGCCATGGTTCTCATTACGATATCTCTGGCAGGATTCGCAAGGGACCAGCACCATACAATTTGGAAGTACCCTCTTACTCCTTCTTGGATGAGAACAAGATGCTCATTGGTTGA
- the LOC102625115 gene encoding protein COFACTOR ASSEMBLY OF COMPLEX C SUBUNIT B CCB1, chloroplastic, producing MAAKLLSSSSSPPTPQLLCSFSLHSKLKFKDSTQQQSWLRQAPNPPSSPTTRAKKKQLAVAVAVQEPLLASTSALIEHINNLDQNRQSLYLLAESTAGYSLASYYTSLGLFVISVPGLWSLIKRSVKSKIVQKTFVGEGESKKAPNQVAGEIFSFFTRNNFVVTDRGEVITFEGMMVPSRGQAAFLTFCTCISLASVALVLTITYPDIGNNWFWITILSPLAGAYYWKRASRKEQIKVKMMVGEDGDLSEILVQGDDQQVEQMRKELQLNEKGMVYVKGIFER from the exons ATGGCAGCAAAGCTATTATCGTCGTCGTCATCACCGCCAACCCCACAGCTTCTCTGTTCATTCTCTCTTCACTCGAAGCTTAAATTCAAGGACTCAACTCAACAGCAATCATGGCTGAGGCAAGCTCCAAACCCACCCTCTTCACCAACAACAAGAGCCAAGAAGAAGCAGCTAGCAGTTGCTGTAGCCGTGCAAGAGCCTCTCTTAGCATCAACTTCAGCTCTTATTGAGCACATCAACAATCTTGACCAAAACCGTCAGTCACTGTATCTACTAGCAGAGAGTACTGCAGGCTATTCATTGGCTAGCTACTACACTTCTCTTGGTTTGTTTGTCATCTCTGTTCCTGGCCTTTGGTCCCTCATCAAACGCTCAGTTAAATCCAAG ATAGTGCAAAAGACATTTGTAGGAGAAGGGGAAAGCAAGAAGGCACCGAATCAGGTTGCGGGAGAAATCTTTTCATTCTTCACTCGCAATAATTTTGTGGTCACTGATAGAGGAGAGGTTATAAC GTTTGAAGGCATGATGGTTCCAAGTCGAGGCCAAGCAGCATTCCTCACATTCTGCACCTGCATCAGCTTGGCAAGTGTTGCTCTTGTTCTTACCATAACCTATCCTGATATTGGCAATAATTGGTTCTGGATCACCATCCTAAGTCCGTTAGC GGGAGCATATTATTGGAAGCGAGCGTCAAGGAAAGAGCAGATTAAAGTTAAAATGATGGTTGGAGAAGACGGGGATTTGTCCGAGATCCTTGTTCAAGGGGACGACCAGCAAGTTGAGCAAATGAGAAAGGAGCTTCAGctaaatgaaaaaggaatGGTATATGTTAAGGGGATCTTTGAGAGATGA